One Sediminibacillus dalangtanensis genomic region harbors:
- a CDS encoding sigma-54-dependent Fis family transcriptional regulator yields MIKAMVIAPYPGLAETVKQLRQQETELTIDIGIGNLEEGLKLARQAEKDGYDLIISRGGTASLIEEEVSIPVIHIDVTGYDMLRVFTLVRGMEAGVAMVGFPNISQGAATICNILEYDIKMITIGSSEEVNSHLQALKRAGYAVVMGDVVTVQTAEQVGLRGILITSGKEAVLAAFNEAKRIYRLFSKVKKQTSHLRDAFESLPAAMVMAKPDGEIVSNNRMFSETVLDRELFQSEYILKMLNKTNHQQTEQSAVIESKAHSYFVQTFPIKNDSLVGILLRPSFLSKATEQAIQIKSNPAHIPIIGSSPFAQNVRECVQRYAGLDESIWIAGEKGTGRETVAQAIHFERFGQEAPMIVIDGSRVTEKDLHLLESRASITELKRGTVLLKQTENLQTGAQQMLLQLLHRKPEQISVVVMGDIKTAVERLDNKLFQHLADTTLHLLPLRERRQDISAFVQYFLSEFHANQGSDTLGIKQEAVRTLQQYDWPGNMDQLRLVVRELSMRTNGYYVDPDIIPTVLQTHAGLAAPEGASVIPVQGTLADMEQQIMQKVLAEEGMNQSKAAKRLGINRSTLWRKLNH; encoded by the coding sequence ATGATTAAAGCAATGGTGATTGCTCCATATCCTGGTTTAGCAGAAACAGTCAAGCAACTTCGACAACAAGAGACAGAACTTACCATAGATATCGGAATCGGAAACTTAGAGGAAGGGTTGAAATTGGCCCGCCAGGCGGAAAAGGACGGGTACGATTTGATCATCAGCCGGGGTGGTACGGCTTCCTTGATCGAAGAAGAAGTGTCGATACCAGTTATCCATATCGATGTGACAGGTTATGACATGCTCCGGGTGTTTACTTTGGTTCGCGGTATGGAAGCAGGCGTGGCAATGGTCGGGTTCCCGAATATTTCACAGGGGGCCGCAACGATCTGTAATATTCTCGAGTATGATATCAAAATGATTACAATCGGAAGCAGCGAGGAAGTGAACAGTCACCTGCAAGCATTGAAGCGGGCTGGCTATGCCGTGGTAATGGGGGATGTTGTCACTGTCCAGACGGCAGAACAGGTCGGATTACGAGGCATTCTCATTACATCCGGCAAGGAAGCGGTATTGGCTGCATTCAACGAAGCAAAGCGGATTTACCGGTTGTTCAGCAAAGTGAAAAAACAGACTTCGCATTTAAGGGATGCATTTGAGTCATTGCCTGCTGCCATGGTAATGGCCAAACCCGACGGAGAGATCGTGTCCAACAATCGCATGTTTTCTGAAACGGTTCTCGATCGGGAACTTTTCCAGTCGGAATATATCTTGAAGATGTTGAATAAAACGAACCATCAACAAACAGAACAATCTGCTGTAATCGAAAGCAAAGCACATTCCTATTTTGTGCAGACCTTTCCAATAAAAAATGATTCACTCGTTGGCATCCTGCTTCGTCCTTCCTTTTTATCCAAAGCAACGGAACAAGCGATTCAGATTAAAAGCAATCCGGCTCACATACCGATAATCGGGAGTAGCCCCTTTGCTCAAAACGTAAGAGAGTGTGTGCAAAGGTATGCTGGGCTGGACGAATCAATTTGGATTGCCGGTGAAAAGGGTACCGGGCGGGAAACAGTAGCCCAGGCAATTCACTTTGAACGATTTGGACAGGAGGCACCAATGATTGTCATCGATGGTAGTCGGGTCACCGAGAAGGATTTGCATCTATTGGAAAGCAGAGCCTCGATTACAGAGTTGAAGAGAGGAACCGTTTTATTAAAGCAAACGGAAAACCTGCAGACGGGCGCTCAACAGATGCTGTTACAGCTGCTACATCGAAAGCCGGAACAAATATCGGTGGTCGTCATGGGGGATATAAAAACCGCAGTTGAACGTTTGGATAATAAACTCTTTCAGCACCTTGCAGACACAACGCTGCATTTGCTCCCTTTGCGGGAAAGAAGACAAGACATTTCGGCTTTCGTCCAATACTTTTTGTCCGAATTTCATGCAAATCAAGGCAGCGATACGCTTGGTATCAAGCAGGAAGCAGTCCGTACATTGCAGCAGTATGATTGGCCGGGAAACATGGACCAATTGAGATTGGTTGTCCGAGAACTAAGCATGCGGACAAATGGGTATTACGTTGATCCAGATATCATTCCGACTGTCCTCCAGACGCATGCCGGACTGGCTGCTCCAGAAGGGGCGTCCGTCATTCCTGTCCAAGGAACGTTGGCTGATATGGAACAGCAAATCATGCAAAAGGTGTTAGCGGAAGAAGGAATGAATCAATCGAAGGCGGCAAAAAGATTAGGAATCAATCGATCGACGCTTTGGCGTAAGCTTAACCATTGA
- the corA gene encoding magnesium/cobalt transporter CorA, producing the protein MIKIVAVTEENQKLTNIEIADVDFSQYKWWWIDFSEPDSEEINQLDTALHFHPLAIEDCIHSLQRPKLDYYDDFSFFVTHAIREESLEQREIDFFIGSNYVVTFHHWDSTEVQQVWDRLMQQQDLTGWDEYRVFYEVLDKVVDNFFPIVYHLEDLINQVEENPEDKPMDVLLDQLFDLRHELLRLRHTINPIRDLFYRMLSSHRLEGIRERREYFADIYDHLMKLSEMVASNREITNDIRDNFISVNSYQQNKVIQVLTVITSIFAPLTFIAGIYGMNFVNMPELEWQYGYYASLVVMFIITVGMITWFKKKGWFG; encoded by the coding sequence ATGATTAAAATCGTTGCAGTGACCGAAGAAAACCAAAAATTGACCAACATCGAAATAGCAGATGTAGATTTTTCCCAATATAAGTGGTGGTGGATCGACTTCAGTGAACCGGACTCCGAAGAAATCAACCAGCTGGATACCGCTTTACATTTTCACCCACTCGCCATTGAAGATTGTATTCATAGTTTGCAGCGGCCCAAGCTGGACTACTATGACGATTTCTCTTTTTTCGTCACCCATGCCATTCGTGAAGAAAGCCTTGAACAGCGTGAAATTGATTTTTTTATTGGAAGTAATTACGTCGTCACCTTTCATCATTGGGATTCTACCGAGGTACAGCAGGTATGGGACAGGCTAATGCAGCAGCAAGATTTGACTGGCTGGGATGAATATCGGGTCTTTTATGAGGTATTGGACAAGGTCGTCGATAATTTCTTTCCGATTGTTTATCACTTGGAGGACCTGATCAATCAAGTCGAAGAAAATCCGGAGGACAAGCCAATGGATGTCCTGCTCGACCAACTGTTCGATTTGCGGCATGAACTGTTGCGGCTGCGCCATACCATCAATCCTATCAGAGATTTATTTTACCGGATGTTAAGCTCCCATCGTCTGGAAGGAATCCGCGAACGGCGAGAGTACTTTGCCGACATTTACGATCATTTGATGAAGCTGTCCGAAATGGTGGCTTCCAACCGGGAAATCACAAATGATATCCGGGACAATTTTATTTCAGTCAACTCTTATCAACAAAACAAAGTTATCCAAGTGCTGACCGTCATCACTTCTATTTTTGCACCATTGACATTCATTGCAGGGATTTATGGAATGAACTTTGTCAACATGCCCGAATTGGAATGGCAGTATGGCTATTACGCCTCCTTGGTCGTCATGTTTATTATTACAGTGGGGATGATCACCTGGTTCAAGAAAAAAGGCTGGTTCGGGTGA
- a CDS encoding STAS domain-containing protein: MKHELEYIGKKVVNMHHELAGNLEKIMDDDYTNSLVNAGMPEEDRTEFRAELLKYLGESLFKGPETMLPSVEDWGRRVSDFAIRYNVKLSDALRAVSFYRREIWNAVTRELESRQFAPITMLDVSKIIDPLLDKVSAVIGNVYEEHNDRLMKVAYSALEELSVPVVPVAPGIAAVPIVGEIDTHRAQLITEIVLKEGTNLELDYVILDISGVPMIDTMVSDQIFQILKALSLIGIKAIITGIRPEVAQTIGNLGLDYKGVTTRATLQQALAELGFKQVTSPEK, encoded by the coding sequence TTGAAACACGAGTTGGAGTATATTGGGAAAAAAGTAGTCAATATGCATCATGAATTAGCGGGGAATCTGGAAAAGATTATGGATGATGATTACACGAACAGCCTTGTAAACGCAGGAATGCCTGAAGAGGATCGTACAGAGTTCCGGGCTGAGCTGCTTAAGTACCTCGGTGAATCCTTATTTAAAGGACCAGAAACCATGTTACCGTCGGTAGAAGATTGGGGCAGGCGTGTTTCCGATTTTGCGATTCGCTATAATGTCAAATTGAGTGATGCATTGCGGGCGGTCTCCTTTTACCGTAGGGAAATATGGAATGCTGTCACCAGGGAATTGGAAAGTCGGCAATTTGCTCCGATTACCATGTTGGATGTTTCAAAGATCATTGATCCATTGCTTGACAAAGTTAGTGCTGTGATTGGAAACGTTTATGAGGAACATAACGACCGTCTTATGAAGGTTGCTTATAGCGCCTTGGAGGAATTGTCTGTTCCTGTCGTTCCAGTTGCCCCGGGAATTGCTGCTGTTCCAATTGTGGGAGAAATCGATACCCACCGTGCACAGCTGATTACAGAGATTGTATTAAAAGAAGGAACGAATCTCGAACTTGACTATGTGATATTGGATATTTCCGGTGTCCCGATGATCGACACGATGGTATCCGATCAAATCTTTCAAATCTTAAAGGCGCTCAGTTTAATTGGCATCAAGGCGATTATCACGGGTATACGCCCGGAGGTTGCACAAACAATCGGCAATCTTGGTCTTGACTACAAAGGAGTAACCACGAGGGCGACATTGCAACAAGCGTTAGCCGAATTAGGATTCAAACAAGTGACATCTCCTGAAAAATAA
- a CDS encoding YvrJ family protein, producing METWLSLVTDVGFPAAVTFYLLHRIEGKLNTLIESIHALPGKLK from the coding sequence GTGGAGACGTGGTTATCTTTGGTGACGGATGTCGGTTTTCCTGCAGCGGTGACGTTTTACTTGCTTCATCGTATTGAAGGGAAGCTGAATACGTTGATCGAATCAATCCATGCCTTGCCCGGAAAATTAAAATGA
- a CDS encoding DUF2922 domain-containing protein: protein MKKLELKFLNEEDKTVTISLDQPVEPADPAAVNAAMDEIIAQNAFFSSGGDLVSKKSARIVERNVEEIEL from the coding sequence ATGAAAAAACTGGAGCTTAAATTCTTGAATGAAGAGGATAAAACAGTGACGATTTCCCTTGATCAGCCGGTGGAACCAGCTGATCCGGCCGCTGTCAATGCAGCCATGGACGAAATTATCGCTCAAAACGCTTTCTTTTCTTCTGGCGGTGACCTCGTCAGCAAGAAAAGTGCCCGCATAGTCGAGCGAAACGTAGAAGAAATCGAATTATAA
- a CDS encoding DUF1659 domain-containing protein, translated as MADTQKVDSRLQLVFQDGVDGESGDPILKNKTFNNVKTAATADQLMAVSTALVDLQQRELYSIKRNDSSLIIE; from the coding sequence ATGGCTGACACACAAAAGGTCGATTCCCGGTTGCAGCTGGTCTTTCAAGACGGTGTGGACGGGGAAAGCGGAGATCCAATTCTGAAAAACAAAACCTTCAACAATGTGAAAACAGCGGCGACTGCTGACCAATTGATGGCTGTTTCCACAGCTTTGGTCGATTTGCAGCAACGCGAACTCTATTCGATTAAACGAAACGACAGCTCGCTTATTATTGAATAG
- a CDS encoding LCP family protein, translating to MENNTQRRRVRKRKIKKRRRLLFILMPIFILIGATTAYGVHLYNKADQVVSDSYEDDGRDKSDLRDKEVDPDVDNVSVLFIGVDESNKRNNEGSSRSDALMLATLNKDDKSVKLLSIPRDSYVYIPEVGYNTKINHAHAYGGPKASIEAVESLLDIPVDYYVKMDFEAFIDVVDALNGINVDVPYEMYEQDSNDKADAIHLYPGEQSLNGEEALALARTRKQDNDLERGKRQQEIIKAVIKKAANIGSITKYDDIMEAVGNNMSTNMRFSEMKSFISYGTSGSLDVETLNLEGQDSMIDGIYYYQLDETDVANKRIELRNHLELESTDHPGDNVNGNNDYQNESYQSTDEPTQDGTNGTDSYSDPNQEEQNNQYDDSDTESTY from the coding sequence ATGGAAAACAATACCCAAAGAAGAAGAGTAAGGAAACGAAAAATAAAAAAGCGGAGACGCCTTTTATTTATACTGATGCCGATTTTCATTTTAATTGGAGCTACTACAGCTTATGGAGTTCACTTGTATAATAAAGCGGATCAAGTTGTCAGCGATTCCTATGAAGATGATGGTAGAGACAAATCTGACCTTCGAGATAAGGAAGTAGATCCGGATGTAGACAATGTGTCAGTTTTATTCATAGGTGTAGATGAAAGTAACAAACGGAACAATGAAGGAAGTTCGCGTTCTGATGCTTTAATGCTGGCAACTCTTAATAAGGATGACAAAAGCGTCAAGCTATTAAGCATTCCGCGGGACTCCTATGTGTATATTCCAGAAGTTGGTTATAACACCAAGATTAATCACGCCCATGCATATGGTGGTCCAAAAGCATCCATTGAAGCTGTAGAAAGTCTGCTGGACATTCCAGTAGACTACTACGTAAAAATGGATTTTGAAGCCTTCATCGATGTAGTAGATGCATTAAACGGTATTAATGTCGATGTTCCTTATGAAATGTATGAACAAGACTCTAATGATAAAGCGGATGCCATTCACTTATATCCTGGTGAGCAAAGCTTGAACGGAGAAGAAGCGCTTGCTTTGGCCAGAACGAGAAAGCAAGATAATGACTTGGAACGTGGTAAAAGGCAGCAGGAAATAATCAAAGCAGTCATAAAGAAAGCTGCCAATATTGGATCGATAACAAAATATGATGACATCATGGAAGCGGTCGGAAACAACATGTCTACGAATATGCGTTTTAGCGAAATGAAAAGCTTCATTTCTTATGGCACGAGCGGCAGTTTAGATGTAGAAACGCTTAATCTCGAAGGGCAGGATTCAATGATTGACGGCATTTACTATTACCAACTGGACGAAACTGATGTAGCAAATAAACGAATCGAATTGCGTAACCATCTCGAATTGGAAAGTACTGATCATCCGGGTGATAATGTAAATGGAAACAATGACTATCAAAATGAATCCTATCAATCCACTGATGAACCAACTCAAGACGGGACTAATGGTACTGACTCCTATTCTGATCCTAATCAGGAGGAGCAAAATAATCAATACGACGACTCGGATACAGAATCAACTTACTAA
- a CDS encoding CDP-glycerol glycerophosphotransferase family protein, with amino-acid sequence MMRKLAKLHKGKKFIYKQAKRQIRKLRSHPFRISSLYFEGNRLKVELTNRSKKNQTYSEATLLLRSMEEENTEYYFSLSHFLNDRYEHQMNASLAAEELPDFSKTGKWAFYLVDKDKLYRLPPTKSFRKEIYSFANKKVEGNLIIEPYITVNGNVSLQAKDTILDNQLYQVPNFVDKVTTMQSSLKLEGWADFFHEDKQHIQLLIQKRDSTFHYYRPITWLNDGRWEAMATFSGKDYPKGTWDYYFLLASGQKFRIKVKNSKVLAYQDPLYYQTDKESRELRTYMTKKGSLSSRSRMAFIRIRGLESALVNDWTVHMHGTLRSYLLNKHDNDTPMQIALRQRNTDEFHYFPIDVQLDPASEGFLFEFPFNYRDIIPFEDIDSIRWDAYLQLKIYGEKHLFRLRVKSGTIAYDSRIQFQHSTIYQAFYYPTVKNHLSVSLTELTVQRDLQRFNLKDGHLQLKGYAYLDTVHFDQPDAIDRFLIIRERETEEEIKLPLPSNTAKRLRSDRYDYRFAGFDISVPLEQIYTHLKTEDKEIYDLFVELHYNGIVRERKLGAQQYTYYKDEILRESTVPYDGYYIRNYLTYTPRGNLKIESISFSEEKLHYLKYGQYIDRFRNRHRDIWLVGERPDTAQDTGYHFFKYCRLHYPEKEVYYVIDRDSEDIRNIADLGNVLYNGSAEHLRMAALASAFIGSHDPDYFLPAKGAELRSFKKGRRIFLQHGVLGRKNVEYHRQYYKYPFHMVCVSSEPEKKLVMNKMGYKDSEVKITGLSRFDNLLTEHHEDRSILVIPTWREWLKTEDDFLESEYFCRYNNLLNNSRLRELLEQYDVKLNLYPHYRMQQFIDHFSGLACDRINVLKLGEKNVQDLIMENKLMITDFSSVSFDFNFMAKPVIFYHFDADSFFRDGILRPIEETFLGDICRTEEQMVDAIEHYLADNFQEHSSVSEKKYLIFSQVDQDNCKRIYQEITHI; translated from the coding sequence ATGATGAGAAAATTAGCGAAGTTACATAAAGGAAAAAAATTCATTTACAAGCAAGCAAAACGCCAAATCAGAAAATTGCGTTCTCATCCCTTCCGTATTTCTTCCCTCTATTTTGAGGGAAATCGATTGAAAGTAGAATTGACAAATCGCAGTAAGAAGAACCAAACCTATTCAGAGGCAACTTTGCTTTTAAGAAGCATGGAGGAAGAGAATACGGAATATTACTTTTCCCTCTCCCATTTCTTAAATGATCGTTACGAGCATCAAATGAATGCTTCTCTTGCAGCGGAAGAACTTCCTGACTTTTCCAAGACAGGAAAGTGGGCGTTTTATTTAGTGGATAAAGATAAGTTGTACCGTCTTCCTCCCACTAAATCTTTTCGCAAAGAAATTTACAGCTTTGCCAATAAAAAAGTAGAGGGAAACCTGATTATTGAACCTTACATCACGGTAAATGGAAATGTCAGCCTGCAGGCGAAGGATACCATTCTGGACAATCAACTATATCAGGTTCCTAACTTTGTCGACAAAGTTACGACCATGCAAAGCAGCTTGAAGCTAGAAGGCTGGGCGGACTTTTTCCACGAGGACAAGCAGCATATCCAACTGCTCATACAAAAAAGGGACTCTACTTTCCATTATTACCGGCCGATAACATGGTTGAACGATGGCAGATGGGAAGCAATGGCGACTTTTTCCGGAAAAGACTATCCCAAAGGGACCTGGGATTACTATTTCCTTTTGGCAAGCGGCCAAAAGTTCAGGATAAAAGTGAAAAACAGCAAAGTTCTTGCTTACCAGGATCCCTTATACTACCAAACCGATAAAGAATCCAGGGAATTACGCACCTATATGACAAAAAAAGGATCTTTGTCTTCCAGAAGCAGAATGGCCTTCATCCGGATCCGCGGACTGGAAAGTGCCCTGGTGAACGATTGGACCGTGCATATGCACGGTACTCTTAGAAGTTATTTGTTGAACAAGCACGACAACGATACGCCCATGCAAATCGCTTTGCGTCAGCGGAATACAGATGAATTTCATTATTTCCCAATAGACGTCCAGCTTGATCCGGCATCAGAAGGGTTTTTATTTGAATTCCCGTTCAACTACCGGGACATCATTCCATTTGAAGATATCGACAGTATACGTTGGGATGCCTATTTACAGTTAAAAATATACGGGGAGAAGCATTTGTTCCGCTTACGCGTCAAGTCGGGAACAATAGCATATGACTCGCGTATTCAGTTCCAACACTCTACCATATACCAGGCATTTTATTACCCGACTGTGAAGAATCATCTTTCGGTGTCTTTGACAGAACTGACCGTACAGCGAGATTTACAGCGGTTCAATCTCAAAGATGGTCACTTACAGCTAAAAGGGTATGCCTATCTGGATACAGTCCATTTTGATCAGCCAGACGCAATTGATCGTTTCCTGATTATTCGGGAACGGGAAACGGAAGAAGAAATAAAATTGCCATTGCCCTCTAATACCGCAAAGCGGCTCCGATCCGACCGATATGATTACCGGTTTGCAGGATTTGATATCAGTGTTCCGCTTGAACAAATATATACGCACTTAAAAACCGAGGACAAAGAGATTTATGATCTATTTGTTGAACTTCATTATAATGGTATTGTTCGGGAAAGAAAGTTAGGTGCACAACAATACACTTATTATAAAGATGAAATTTTAAGAGAGAGCACTGTTCCTTATGATGGTTACTATATAAGAAATTACTTGACCTACACACCGCGTGGAAACCTTAAAATAGAATCTATATCTTTTTCTGAAGAAAAATTGCACTATTTGAAGTACGGTCAATATATCGACCGTTTTCGAAATCGCCACCGGGATATCTGGCTGGTCGGGGAACGTCCCGATACTGCCCAGGATACCGGTTATCATTTCTTTAAATATTGCCGGCTCCATTACCCGGAAAAAGAGGTTTATTATGTGATTGACCGCGATTCAGAGGATATACGGAACATTGCAGATTTGGGTAACGTTCTGTATAACGGATCAGCGGAACACTTACGCATGGCCGCGCTTGCATCTGCTTTTATCGGTTCTCATGATCCAGATTACTTCTTGCCGGCTAAAGGAGCGGAATTGCGATCATTTAAAAAAGGAAGGCGAATCTTCCTACAGCATGGCGTGTTGGGCAGAAAGAACGTTGAGTACCATCGCCAATACTACAAATATCCATTTCATATGGTATGTGTCAGCTCGGAACCGGAAAAGAAACTGGTCATGAACAAAATGGGGTATAAGGACAGTGAAGTGAAGATAACCGGTCTCTCTCGTTTCGACAACCTGTTGACCGAACATCACGAGGATCGTTCGATTCTTGTTATACCAACCTGGCGGGAGTGGTTGAAAACAGAGGACGACTTTTTAGAGTCCGAATATTTCTGTAGATACAACAATTTACTGAATAATAGCAGGCTTCGTGAATTACTGGAACAATATGATGTCAAATTGAACCTATATCCACATTACCGCATGCAGCAGTTTATCGATCATTTCAGCGGCCTTGCCTGTGACCGTATCAATGTGTTGAAGCTCGGAGAGAAAAATGTACAGGACTTGATCATGGAAAACAAATTGATGATTACTGACTTCTCGTCTGTATCCTTTGATTTTAATTTCATGGCGAAACCGGTAATTTTTTATCACTTTGATGCCGATTCCTTTTTCCGGGACGGCATTCTACGTCCGATTGAAGAAACTTTTCTAGGGGACATCTGCCGGACAGAGGAACAAATGGTGGATGCTATTGAACACTATTTAGCAGATAACTTCCAAGAGCATTCATCCGTGTCAGAGAAGAAATACTTAATTTTTTCTCAAGTAGATCAAGATAACTGTAAACGTATCTATCAGGAAATCACCCATATTTAA
- a CDS encoding WecB/TagA/CpsF family glycosyltransferase gives MLKTNSHVSIMDIPFLNLTQQQLLEKHLYPRITEEKKTYIVTANPEIVMKAKENEKYKGMVKQADFIIPDGTGIVMASKLIKQPIQERVAGFDLMTHLIGYAEDQQLSCFFLGASEEVSKKMVERLKTLHPYLHIAGRHHGFFELEDRTVIEEVLDSRPDLIFVALGSPRQEEWITKYFNEFDKGLFMGVGGSFDVIAGEVKRAPKLWVNLQLEWLYRTIKQPFRWKRILKVFEFMFRIILKKY, from the coding sequence GTGTTGAAAACAAATAGCCATGTATCCATTATGGATATACCTTTCCTCAATTTGACCCAGCAGCAGCTGCTTGAAAAACATCTTTACCCTAGAATAACTGAGGAAAAGAAAACCTATATTGTCACTGCCAATCCTGAAATTGTAATGAAAGCGAAAGAAAATGAGAAATATAAAGGTATGGTTAAGCAGGCTGACTTTATTATTCCTGATGGAACTGGCATTGTGATGGCTTCAAAGTTAATCAAGCAGCCGATTCAGGAACGTGTTGCCGGTTTTGACTTGATGACTCATCTTATCGGTTACGCAGAAGATCAGCAACTGAGTTGCTTTTTTTTAGGTGCTTCAGAAGAGGTAAGTAAAAAAATGGTTGAACGATTAAAAACACTTCATCCATATTTGCATATCGCAGGAAGGCATCATGGCTTTTTTGAACTGGAAGACCGTACAGTCATAGAAGAAGTATTGGATAGCCGACCTGATTTAATATTTGTAGCACTAGGTTCCCCAAGACAGGAAGAATGGATAACGAAATATTTTAATGAATTTGATAAAGGACTGTTTATGGGGGTAGGAGGGAGCTTTGATGTAATTGCGGGAGAAGTTAAAAGAGCTCCTAAATTGTGGGTGAATCTTCAACTAGAGTGGCTTTATCGAACGATAAAGCAGCCATTTAGGTGGAAGCGAATTCTGAAAGTATTTGAGTTTATGTTTCGGATAATACTAAAAAAATACTAA
- the tagH gene encoding teichoic acids export ABC transporter ATP-binding subunit TagH gives MEKSIIVKNVSKKYKLYNNSRERIFDLILPKNYGEDFYALHDVNFEAEKGDVVGFVGVNGSGKSTLSNIIAGIVPETYGEVYLNGQASLIAVSSGLKKELTGRDNIELKCLMLGFSKKEIKAMEPDIIEFAELGKFIDQPVKSYSSGMKSRLGFAISVTIDPDILIIDEALSVGDKAFAEKSLEKMNEFKEKGKTMIFVSHSIGQMKRFCQKVLWLEYGRVKDYGTVEEVMPKYEEFLKTFKKMSKKEKQKHRENALESAHKQLMKSE, from the coding sequence ATGGAAAAATCAATTATAGTTAAAAATGTTTCCAAAAAGTATAAGTTGTACAACAACTCAAGAGAACGGATATTTGATTTGATTTTGCCCAAAAATTACGGTGAGGATTTTTATGCACTTCATGATGTAAACTTTGAAGCGGAAAAAGGTGATGTAGTCGGTTTTGTTGGTGTAAATGGTTCTGGGAAATCAACCCTTTCCAATATAATCGCAGGGATAGTGCCCGAGACGTATGGGGAAGTATATTTAAACGGGCAAGCTTCCTTGATTGCTGTTTCATCTGGATTGAAGAAAGAACTTACCGGTAGGGATAATATCGAGTTGAAATGCCTGATGCTCGGATTTTCAAAAAAAGAGATCAAAGCAATGGAACCTGATATTATAGAGTTTGCAGAACTTGGAAAGTTCATTGACCAACCAGTAAAGTCCTATTCAAGCGGAATGAAGTCACGCTTAGGATTTGCAATTTCTGTCACGATTGATCCTGATATTTTGATTATTGACGAGGCTTTATCAGTTGGAGATAAGGCTTTCGCTGAAAAAAGCCTAGAAAAGATGAATGAATTTAAAGAAAAGGGCAAAACAATGATCTTTGTCAGTCATTCCATTGGTCAAATGAAGAGATTCTGTCAAAAAGTGCTTTGGCTGGAATACGGAAGAGTGAAAGATTATGGAACAGTTGAGGAAGTAATGCCAAAATATGAAGAATTTTTAAAGACTTTCAAGAAAATGTCCAAAAAGGAAAAACAGAAACATCGTGAGAATGCTTTGGAGAGCGCCCATAAACAACTGATGAAATCCGAATAA
- a CDS encoding ABC transporter permease produces the protein MKSAMIVLKEQIQHFFLIRRLSLYEIKSANQGNYLGVLWEIINPLIQIAIYWFVFGYGLRDRADIQMAEIEVPFVLWMVAGFIVWFFFFQSTIQGSKSIYKRLRMLSKMNFPMSVIPSFVIFSQLYIHLIMIVITMIFFNVSGFSINIYYLQLIYFAFATFAFTYALSLITSTLSTIVRDLHMLLASALRMVLYLSGVLWPIATIDMPSIQFIMKLNPLYYVISGYRAAYVGSEWYFISQWEYTIYFWILTFVLLIIGSTLHIKFRRHFIDFL, from the coding sequence ATGAAATCAGCAATGATAGTGTTAAAGGAACAAATTCAACACTTCTTCTTAATCAGAAGGTTATCGTTATATGAAATAAAAAGTGCTAATCAGGGTAATTACTTGGGAGTTCTTTGGGAAATAATAAATCCACTAATTCAAATAGCCATATACTGGTTTGTATTTGGATATGGTCTTAGGGATCGGGCTGACATTCAAATGGCCGAGATAGAAGTGCCCTTTGTCCTATGGATGGTGGCAGGATTCATTGTTTGGTTCTTTTTTTTCCAATCCACTATTCAAGGCTCTAAGTCAATTTATAAACGTTTACGAATGCTCTCTAAGATGAATTTCCCAATGAGTGTCATTCCGAGTTTCGTTATTTTTTCGCAACTGTACATCCATTTAATCATGATTGTTATCACGATGATTTTTTTCAATGTCTCGGGTTTCTCGATTAATATTTATTATTTGCAACTAATTTACTTTGCTTTTGCGACGTTTGCATTCACTTACGCACTGTCTTTGATCACATCTACTCTTTCTACCATAGTGAGAGATTTGCATATGCTTTTGGCATCTGCATTAAGGATGGTGTTGTATTTATCGGGAGTTTTATGGCCTATAGCTACTATAGACATGCCTTCAATCCAATTTATTATGAAGTTGAACCCTTTGTATTATGTCATATCAGGATACCGTGCCGCATACGTAGGATCAGAATGGTACTTTATCAGCCAATGGGAATACACTATCTATTTTTGGATATTGACTTTCGTATTGCTTATAATCGGTTCAACTTTGCATATTAAATTCAGAAGACATTTTATAGACTTTCTCTAA